One Plutella xylostella chromosome 31, ilPluXylo3.1, whole genome shotgun sequence genomic region harbors:
- the LOC119692932 gene encoding zinc finger protein 468 gives MESGITAEECDPHRDPALRGVLQELGIIKHEIIDYGTDEEYTQEDSSAGHLYENGDNVDIPLHTGTSTPDVPNETTASKHILSHEVKKETEEEAVSTELPFHRNRIILGKKKPVSLEKSTKQDASDINNKSKMKVNKRISIKKDHDTTLIGKDKGRSRKRTKEYSEMERCLLVKVVVTDCYRSLLDGGCFCARCGVLFATCSARDRHEVTSHAAAATPQRSLRERRNRVVLTDSNCEEDLETNPTKLIKRKRTGEKPYECETCKLRFWGRYDLKMHTMIHTGERPFECKICQIRFNRKTILKRHVIQTHNGEKPFECKICQRRFPRRLTLKTHMASHSTEQPHECKICKVRYKHLVTLQRHHRRIHFGEKPFKCKTCNQRFRLINELKRHKFSHYGGKPFKCKTCKKRFSTNGDLRRHGVVHTKEQPFGCVICKRTFNLRSNLKRHCGSLGHIRKALRL, from the exons ATGGAGTCGGGCATCACTGCGGAGGAGTGTGACCCGCACCGCGACCCTGCCCTGAGGGGGGTGCTCCAAGAGCTCGGCATTATTAAACATGAAATCATAGATTATGGCACTGATGAAG AATACACGCAAGAAGATTCCTCAGCGGGCCATCTGTATGAGAATGGTGACAATGTGGACATTCCATTACACACGGGAACCTCAACACCCGATGTACCCAATGAAACAACTGCTTCTAAACACATTCTCTCTCATGAAGTCAAGAAGGAAACAGAAGAAGAAGCTGTATCAACTGAGTTGCCGTTTCACAGAAACAGAATAATATTGGGCAAGAAGAAACCAGTTTCTTTGGAAAAATCAACCAAACAAGATGCATCAGATATCAATAACAAgtcaaaaatgaaagtaaataaaagaatatctattaaaaaagATCATGATACAACCTTAATCGGCAAGGACAAAGGTAGAAGCAGGAAAAGAACGAAAGAGTATAGTGAAATGGAAAGATGTTTACTAGTGAAAGTAGTTGTAACGGACTGCTACCGGTCTCTGCTGGACGGCGGGTGTTTCTGTGCTCGGTGCGGTGTGCTGTTTGCGACATGCAGCGCGCGCGACCGGCACGAGGTGACGTCACACGCCGCCGCTGCGACTCCTCAACGCAGCCTTCGTGAGCGTAGGAACAGAGTTGTTCTCACTGACTCAAATTGCGAGGAAGATTTAGAGACAAATCCTACGAAACTTATAAAGAGGAAGCGTACAGGTGAAAAGCCATACGAGTGTGAAACTTGTAAGTTAAGATTCTGGGGAAGATATGATTTGAAGATGCACACGATGATTCACACTGGCGAAAGGCCCTTCGAATGTAAAATTTGTCAAATAAGATTTAATAGGAAAACTATTTTGAAGAGACATGTGATACAGACTCACAATGGAGAAAAGCCATTTGAGTGTAAAATTTGTCAGCGAAGATTCCCTCGAAGACTTACTTTGAAGACGCATATGGCATCTCACAGTACGGAACAGCCACATGAGTGTAAAATCTGCAAGGTGAGATACAAGC atTTAGTAACTTTGCAACGACATCACAGGCGAATTCACTTTGGTGAAAAGCCATTCAAATGCAAAACTTGTAACCAAAGATTTAGGCTGATTAATGAGTTGAAAAGACATAAGTTTAGTCACTATGGTGGAAAGCCATTTAAGTGTAAAACTTGCAAGAAAAGATTTTCGACAAATGGAGATTTGCGTAGACACGGTGTGGTTCACACCAAGGAGCAGCCGTTCGGGTGTGTGATCTGCAAGAGAACATTCAACCTGCGCAGCAACTTGAAGCGGCATTGCGGCTCGCTGGGACACATCCGGAAAGCCCTGCGACTGTGA
- the LOC119692845 gene encoding uncharacterized protein LOC119692845 codes for MGSPAECKPEPGLRAVLRSPSPRLDALRRNIMIDFDIHEESQTTAEVPVSNSSTSHNVSGSPPHKRTPDLALEPAACTNINNILTDVINSRTDSEEADTVIKKKSKYVPLLYKNRIILGKIPEANQNHEKEKCLLAVVVTDCMGSLLRSERYCAACAVLLPTRPRYYQHCVSTHKQAPPARARRPRSLRIKNKTTRTNLTCGSCLPMHQPHIHKNPHSGTGRYKASCKSCNKAFKLHPKESIPKALSSRATSEPPGGQLPEHSIHKQNIANLEKDVQFVQQPEKPNECKTCKKRITHDISECSNCINNKKPTRNNHTLHPHDHFISRSEKPNECKTCKKRIRQDKSECLNCIKNRKATRNNLRINTHDLKSRLNQQFIQSHLRRWKHAFRLDISAMTSAATE; via the exons ATGGG GTCCCCCGCGGAGTGCAAGCCGGAGCCCGGCCTGCGCGCGGTGCTGCGGAGCCCGTCCCCGCGCCTCGACGCGCTGCGACGGAACATCATGATTGACTTTGACATTCATGAAG AATCTCAAACAACAGCAGAAGTTCCTGTGAGTAATAGTAGCACGTCACACAACGTCAGCGGGAGTCCGCCGCACAAACGCACACCAGACCTGGCGCTGGAGCCCGCGGCATGCACCAACATCAACAACATACTCACTGATGTCATCAACAGTCGGACAGACTCTGAAGAGGCAGACACTGTCATAAAGAAGAAATCAAAATATGTGCCATTACTGTACAAGAACAGAATTATACTCGGCAAGATACCTGAAGCTAACCAGAATCATGAAAAGGAGAAGTGTTTACTGGCGGTAGTAGTGACCGACTGTATGGGGTCTCTGCTACGCAGCGAGCGCTACTGCGCGGCGTGTGCCGTGCTGCTCCCCACCCGACCTCGGTACTACCAACACTGCGTGAGCACACACAAGCAGGCGCCGCCGGCCCGCGCCCGGCGCCCGCGCAGCCTTCGTATCAAGAATAAAACTACTCGCACTAATTTAACATGTGGATCTTGTTTACCGATGCATCAGCCGCATATACATAAGAATCCTCACAGTGGTACAGGGCGATACAAGGCGAGCTGTAAATCTTGTAATAAAGCATTCAAGTTACACCCGAAAGAGTCCATTCCCAAAGCTCTGTCGAGCAGAGCCACGTCTGAACCGCCTGGTGGACAGCTTCCTGAACATTCAATCCACAAACAAAACATAGCAAATTTGGAGAAAGATGTTCAATTTGTTCAGCAACCTGAAAAGCCAAATGAATGTAAAACCTGCAAGAAAAGAATTACACACGATATATCTGAATGTTCAAATTgtataaacaacaaaaaaccaACAAGAAATAACCATACACTTCACCCTCACGATCACTTTATTAGCAGAAGTGAAAAGCCAAATGAATGTAAAACCTGCAAGAAAAGAATTAGACAAGATAAATCTGAATGTTTAAATTGTATAAAGAACAGAAAAGCAACAAGAAATAACCTTAGAATTAACACACACGATCTAAAATCCCGTTTGAACCAGCAATTCATACAATCTCACCTTAGAAGGTGGAAACATGCTTTCCGCCTAGATATCTCTGCTATGACGAGTGCAGCCACAGAGTAA